In one Streptomyces sp. NBC_01241 genomic region, the following are encoded:
- a CDS encoding hemolysin family protein — MTEVLLLLVAVLLSLACGAFVAAEFSLTTVERGQLERAVERGERGAVSAMKAVRSLTFQLSGAQLGITVTNLVVGMLSESSIAKLIRGPVEAVGLSPSVASSVALVLGTALSTVFLMVVGELVPKNWAISSPLAVAKAVATPQRAFTAVFRPFISHLNNTANRILRRLGLEPTEELASARSPQELVALARHSAKAGALEADTAELFVRTLNLAELTAENVMTPRVQVTALEVQATAEDVANATRATGLSRFPVYRGSLDTVVGVAHIKDVLAVPAEQRPRTRVSEMLREPLLVPETLTVDRLLDRLSGKLAMAVVIDEYGGTAGVVTLEDIVEEVVGEVRDEHDPHETPDLAPAGEDADGRTLWSADGAARIDQLKRIGLRVPDGPYETLAGLVATEVGRIPAVGDSFELAGWRVDVVDASGRRAARALLHAPLPGDCDERTEDAR, encoded by the coding sequence ATGACTGAAGTGCTTCTGCTGCTCGTGGCGGTGCTGCTCTCGCTCGCCTGCGGCGCCTTCGTCGCGGCCGAATTCTCTCTGACCACCGTCGAGCGCGGCCAGCTCGAACGGGCCGTGGAGCGGGGTGAGCGCGGCGCGGTGAGCGCGATGAAGGCCGTCCGCAGCCTCACCTTCCAGCTGTCCGGCGCACAGCTCGGCATCACCGTCACCAATCTGGTGGTCGGCATGCTCTCCGAATCGTCCATCGCGAAGCTGATTCGCGGTCCGGTGGAGGCCGTGGGCCTGTCCCCGAGCGTGGCGTCCTCCGTCGCCCTCGTCCTGGGAACCGCCCTGTCCACGGTGTTCCTGATGGTCGTCGGCGAACTCGTCCCGAAGAACTGGGCCATCTCCTCGCCGCTCGCCGTGGCGAAGGCCGTGGCGACCCCGCAACGGGCCTTCACCGCCGTGTTCCGGCCGTTCATCAGCCACCTCAACAACACCGCGAACCGGATCCTGCGCCGCCTCGGCCTGGAGCCCACCGAGGAGCTGGCCTCCGCGCGCAGCCCGCAGGAGCTGGTGGCGCTGGCCCGGCACTCGGCGAAGGCAGGCGCGCTGGAGGCGGACACCGCGGAGCTGTTCGTCCGCACGCTCAACCTCGCGGAGCTGACGGCGGAGAACGTCATGACGCCGCGGGTGCAGGTCACCGCGCTGGAGGTGCAGGCGACCGCAGAGGATGTCGCGAACGCCACCCGGGCGACCGGCCTGTCCCGCTTCCCCGTCTACCGCGGCAGCCTCGACACCGTCGTCGGTGTGGCGCACATCAAGGACGTGCTGGCCGTCCCGGCCGAGCAGCGGCCCCGGACCCGCGTCTCGGAGATGCTGCGCGAACCCCTGCTCGTGCCGGAGACCCTCACCGTGGACCGGCTCCTGGACCGGCTGTCCGGCAAGCTCGCCATGGCCGTCGTCATCGACGAGTACGGCGGCACGGCCGGCGTCGTGACTCTGGAGGACATCGTCGAGGAGGTGGTCGGCGAGGTGCGCGACGAACACGACCCGCACGAGACACCGGACCTGGCACCGGCCGGCGAGGACGCCGACGGTCGGACCCTGTGGTCGGCCGACGGCGCCGCGCGCATCGACCAGCTGAAGAGGATCGGACTGCGGGTGCCGGACGGACCGTACGAGACGCTCGCCGGACTCGTGGCCACCGAGGTCGGCCGCATACCCGCTGTGGGTGATTCGTTCGAGCTGGCCGGCTGGCGGGTCGATGTGGTGGACGCCTCCGGGCGCCGTGCCGCGCGGGCCCTGCTGCATGCGCCGCTGCCCGGCGACTGCGACGAGCGGACGGAGGACGCACGATGA
- a CDS encoding GTP-binding protein: protein MVSVGSADRYLPDTVQQAVKILVVGAFGVGKTTLVGSVSEIEPLRTEEVMTAASVGVDELAGLSDKTTTTVAMDFGRVTLSSRLVLYLFGTPGQQRFWDLWEGLAEGALGVLALIDTRRLEESFDVLEQLEIRGLPFAVAINQFPDSERYTDEELRGALDLLPETPIMTCDARDRASSVDSLIRLVEHVSGIHAARTLETAS, encoded by the coding sequence ATGGTCTCCGTCGGTTCCGCTGACCGCTACCTGCCCGACACGGTGCAGCAGGCCGTCAAGATCCTCGTCGTGGGCGCGTTCGGCGTAGGCAAGACCACGCTCGTCGGATCCGTCAGCGAGATCGAACCGCTGCGCACCGAAGAGGTGATGACGGCAGCGAGCGTGGGGGTCGACGAACTGGCCGGCCTGAGCGACAAGACGACCACCACCGTCGCCATGGACTTCGGCCGTGTCACGCTCAGCTCGCGACTGGTCCTCTATCTGTTCGGTACACCTGGCCAACAACGGTTCTGGGATCTGTGGGAAGGGCTGGCCGAGGGCGCCCTCGGTGTGCTCGCACTGATCGATACCCGCAGGCTGGAGGAGAGCTTCGACGTACTGGAGCAATTGGAGATCCGCGGGCTCCCGTTCGCGGTCGCGATCAATCAGTTCCCGGACAGCGAGCGCTACACCGACGAGGAACTGCGCGGTGCGCTCGATCTGCTGCCCGAGACACCCATAATGACCTGCGACGCGCGCGACCGCGCCTCATCGGTCGATTCCCTGATCAGGTTGGTGGAACACGTATCGGGCATCCATGCGGCGCGCACCCTGGAAACAGCCTCATGA
- a CDS encoding cytochrome P450, whose amino-acid sequence MSTLPPPGCPSHAGHGTGLLPLSAVVGSSDPHAVYRRLRKEWGSVAKVELEPGVPAWLVMGYQELLVITRQEQLYSRDARNWRDLNEGVVSPHSGLLPMMGWRANVIGADGPEHRRLRKPLDDGIARIDQRRVRREVEALCTDLIASFSERGSADLVNEYATIVPMLSLASLFGLDSEEGRELLDALIALFGSAGDSQAGNRDFEQILLDTVRERRSNPTDDMTTVFINHPNLRNEAERLQSIVVMISAGNETVTAWISHTLRLMLTDPRFAARLHGGRLGVDDALDEALWRDPPMNNMPARYALHDTELGGRHIRRGDCLILGHAAANDDPEVRPDGADERWGNRSHLAFSAGPHVCPAQVPARLITRTAVQTALHLLPDMRLGIPADEVAWRPSPWTRVPVALPAEFSAARIPARIPTTTGR is encoded by the coding sequence ATGAGCACTCTGCCGCCGCCGGGGTGCCCGTCGCACGCAGGGCACGGCACCGGACTGCTTCCGCTGTCCGCAGTCGTCGGCTCGTCCGACCCGCATGCGGTCTACCGCAGGCTCCGCAAGGAGTGGGGCAGCGTCGCGAAGGTCGAGCTGGAGCCGGGCGTGCCTGCCTGGCTGGTGATGGGCTACCAGGAACTGCTGGTCATCACCCGGCAGGAGCAGCTCTATTCCCGCGATGCCCGTAACTGGCGTGACCTGAACGAGGGGGTCGTCTCGCCGCATTCGGGACTCCTCCCGATGATGGGATGGCGTGCCAACGTCATCGGAGCCGACGGCCCCGAACACCGGCGGCTGCGCAAGCCTCTCGACGACGGGATCGCGCGGATAGACCAGCGCAGGGTGCGTCGTGAGGTGGAGGCGTTGTGCACGGATCTGATCGCGTCGTTCTCCGAGCGTGGCAGCGCTGATCTGGTCAACGAATACGCCACGATCGTGCCGATGCTGTCGCTCGCTTCGTTGTTCGGCCTCGACAGCGAAGAGGGCCGGGAACTGCTCGACGCGCTCATCGCACTGTTCGGCAGTGCGGGGGACTCCCAGGCCGGAAACCGCGACTTCGAGCAGATCCTCCTCGATACGGTGCGCGAGCGGCGGAGCAATCCGACCGACGACATGACGACGGTCTTCATCAACCACCCGAATCTACGCAACGAAGCGGAGCGCCTGCAGTCCATCGTCGTGATGATCTCCGCAGGAAACGAGACGGTCACCGCCTGGATCTCGCACACGCTCCGGCTTATGCTCACCGATCCGCGTTTCGCCGCCCGCCTGCACGGCGGGAGGCTCGGAGTGGATGACGCGCTCGACGAGGCGCTGTGGCGCGATCCCCCCATGAACAACATGCCCGCCCGGTACGCGCTTCACGACACCGAGCTGGGAGGCCGGCACATCCGGCGCGGCGACTGCCTCATCCTCGGGCACGCAGCCGCCAACGACGATCCCGAGGTCCGGCCGGACGGTGCGGACGAACGCTGGGGAAACCGCTCGCATCTGGCCTTTTCGGCCGGCCCGCATGTGTGTCCCGCACAGGTGCCCGCTCGGCTGATCACTCGTACCGCGGTGCAGACCGCTCTGCATCTGCTGCCGGACATGAGACTCGGCATTCCGGCGGACGAGGTGGCCTGGCGTCCCTCTCCCTGGACGAGGGTGCCGGTCGCACTGCCCGCGGAGTTCTCCGCGGCCCGTATACCGGCCCGTATCCCTACCACGACGGGTCGATGA
- a CDS encoding hemolysin family protein — translation MIAVQLFIGAMTLVVNAFFVGAEFALISVRRSQVEPEAEAGNRRARSVIWGLEHVSALLAAAQLGITLCTLVLGIVAEPAIAHLLEPAFDAVGIPHGLIHPISFVIALSLATYLHMLLGEMVPKNIALAEPVRAALLLGPPLVTLARALRPVIFAINAFANALLKLLRVETKDEVSATFSDDELARLVKDAGDAGLVDDRAAERLHHALELGRRPVRDVVLPVERVVYARIGTTPEQLEQLSYETGFSRFPVMDSEERILGYLHVKDALDATPRDVPFPVTAMRPIARVRAATPLDDVLTALRRSRTHLAVALDEDGRLAGLVTMEDVLRELVGRPQAG, via the coding sequence ATGATCGCCGTCCAGCTCTTCATCGGGGCGATGACCCTGGTCGTGAACGCCTTCTTCGTCGGCGCGGAGTTCGCGCTGATCTCCGTACGCCGCAGCCAGGTCGAGCCCGAGGCCGAGGCCGGGAACCGGCGGGCGCGCAGCGTCATCTGGGGCCTCGAACACGTATCGGCGCTCCTCGCGGCGGCGCAGCTGGGCATCACCCTCTGCACACTGGTCCTCGGCATCGTCGCCGAACCGGCCATCGCGCATCTGCTGGAGCCCGCCTTCGACGCGGTGGGTATACCGCACGGACTGATCCACCCGATCTCATTCGTGATCGCCCTGTCCCTGGCGACGTACCTGCACATGCTGCTCGGCGAAATGGTGCCGAAGAACATCGCCCTGGCCGAGCCGGTACGGGCCGCGCTGCTGCTGGGTCCGCCGCTGGTGACTCTCGCCAGGGCGCTGCGTCCGGTGATCTTCGCGATCAACGCCTTCGCCAACGCGCTGCTGAAACTCCTGCGCGTCGAAACGAAGGACGAGGTGTCCGCCACGTTCTCCGACGACGAACTGGCCCGGCTGGTGAAGGACGCCGGCGACGCGGGGCTGGTCGACGACCGCGCGGCCGAACGGCTGCACCACGCTCTTGAGCTCGGCCGGCGCCCCGTGCGGGACGTGGTGCTGCCGGTGGAGCGGGTGGTGTACGCCCGGATCGGAACGACGCCGGAACAGTTGGAGCAACTCTCGTACGAGACCGGTTTCTCGCGCTTTCCGGTGATGGACAGCGAGGAGCGGATCCTGGGCTACCTCCATGTGAAGGACGCCTTGGACGCCACACCGCGCGATGTGCCGTTCCCGGTCACGGCGATGCGGCCGATCGCCCGGGTGCGGGCCGCCACGCCGCTCGACGACGTACTGACCGCGCTGCGGCGCAGCCGTACGCACCTGGCGGTGGCGCTCGACGAGGACGGTCGACTGGCCGGGCTGGTCACGATGGAGGACGTGCTACGGGAACTGGTGGGCCGGCCGCAGGCAGGCTGA
- a CDS encoding fic family toxin-antitoxin system, toxin component, which translates to MNLQIDLSWLLMVAEHKTPGDPQVVDWGALVAAVARHEAEIFGSPVYSDPHSRAAALLQLLLHVPALEHSNAMFSSAVAYGYLVASGLKVITSPEQVRDLARLVKEDKADVRAIADELRQWSL; encoded by the coding sequence TTGAATCTCCAGATCGACCTTTCCTGGCTGCTCATGGTGGCCGAGCACAAGACCCCCGGCGATCCGCAGGTCGTCGACTGGGGTGCGCTCGTGGCCGCGGTGGCCCGCCATGAGGCCGAGATCTTCGGCAGCCCTGTCTACAGCGATCCGCACTCCAGGGCCGCGGCCCTGCTGCAGTTGCTGCTCCATGTCCCCGCGCTCGAACACTCCAACGCGATGTTCTCCTCGGCCGTCGCGTACGGCTATCTCGTCGCCTCCGGGCTGAAGGTCATCACCTCGCCCGAGCAGGTGCGTGACCTGGCCCGACTGGTGAAGGAGGACAAGGCGGACGTCCGGGCCATCGCCGACGAACTGCGCCAGTGGAGTCTGTGA
- a CDS encoding class I SAM-dependent methyltransferase: protein MRLRSTKIPEDAVHHPVFARIYARMSVAAETGAGLAAVRSELLAGLSGRIIDIGAGNGLNFAHYPPAVSEVVAIEPERSLRQLAVASALRAGIPVDVVPGTAEALPVKSEAFDGAVTSLVLCTVRNVERSLTEIVRVLRPGAELRFFEHVRADDRVMAATQRALDRTVWPLLAGGCHTARDTLAAIERAGFTVETYRRVRMPDWGFRLPTSDCVLGVARRPAELD from the coding sequence ATGCGTCTTCGCAGCACGAAAATCCCGGAGGACGCGGTGCACCACCCCGTCTTCGCCCGGATCTACGCCCGGATGAGCGTGGCGGCGGAGACCGGGGCGGGGCTGGCCGCGGTGCGCTCGGAGCTGTTGGCCGGTCTGTCCGGCCGGATCATCGACATAGGTGCGGGCAACGGCCTGAACTTCGCGCACTACCCGCCCGCGGTATCGGAGGTGGTGGCCATCGAACCCGAGCGCAGCCTGCGGCAGTTGGCGGTGGCGTCGGCACTGCGTGCCGGAATTCCGGTGGATGTGGTGCCGGGCACGGCGGAGGCCCTGCCGGTGAAGAGCGAGGCGTTCGACGGGGCGGTCACCTCGCTGGTGCTGTGCACCGTACGGAATGTGGAGCGATCGCTCACGGAAATCGTGCGGGTGCTGCGGCCCGGCGCCGAGTTGCGCTTCTTCGAGCATGTGCGAGCCGATGACCGGGTGATGGCAGCGACCCAGCGGGCACTGGACCGTACGGTCTGGCCACTGCTGGCGGGCGGGTGTCACACGGCGCGCGACACCCTGGCCGCCATCGAGAGGGCCGGGTTCACGGTGGAGACCTACCGGCGGGTCAGGATGCCGGACTGGGGATTCCGGCTGCCCACGTCCGACTGCGTGCTGGGCGTGGCCCGGCGGCCGGCCGAGCTGGACTGA
- a CDS encoding sensor histidine kinase, with product MARSPASTVKPRRSIGLWKPSLVLTLLVFSGAVVPIAGVGMTATVAYVVAFLLVFACLVHLCRQHRASVAEAIRLGAEIREREAEAARRDADWHAHVRKQFEAALQEAEFLLEERLPAALGRSGIPASRDSSEPLVRELSKRFDRLLTDVSDAIDNREESQRIALVELASRVQTSAHRIQATVTGVAERHPGDADLLEATMHVDHAATQQARHAQSLKVLCGEWPGQQWQKPLALVDVVRAASGRIVSFKRVEVTGDPDVGITASVVEPLIHLIAELLANATEYSPPRTGVPVTVRTVQRGAVIEVDDGGLGLDEHRLAEARDIVSGRRLLGVGDVGEIPQTGFAVVGRFAHRHGLSVDLGPSPYGGVRAVILVPLELLKTLAPAGAPGGRVHASPPPAPPSPSPAVPSADVTPAAPDRTVPAQAPAPAAEPAPSPEPPREADRSGSLPPATDGPAARQRRLPQRRSRRDGYVPAVEEAPTAVTPPGSPENAGDWMEQFFEGGRTTPPASGSAPGHDPHDPPHDSSATPDSSEGQM from the coding sequence ATGGCTCGTTCCCCCGCGTCCACTGTCAAACCCCGTAGGAGCATTGGCCTTTGGAAGCCGTCTCTCGTACTCACACTCCTTGTCTTCTCAGGAGCCGTGGTGCCGATCGCAGGCGTCGGCATGACCGCGACCGTGGCATACGTTGTGGCCTTTCTGCTGGTCTTCGCCTGCCTCGTCCACCTGTGCAGGCAGCACCGGGCGAGCGTGGCCGAAGCCATCCGCCTGGGTGCCGAGATACGTGAGCGTGAGGCGGAGGCCGCACGCCGTGATGCCGACTGGCACGCACATGTGCGTAAGCAGTTTGAAGCAGCGCTCCAGGAGGCGGAGTTCCTCCTGGAGGAGCGGCTACCTGCCGCTCTCGGCAGGAGCGGGATTCCCGCATCACGGGACAGTTCGGAGCCACTCGTTCGGGAGCTCTCCAAGCGCTTCGACCGGCTGCTCACGGATGTGTCCGATGCGATCGACAACCGCGAGGAGTCGCAGCGCATCGCGTTGGTCGAGCTGGCGAGCAGGGTCCAGACCTCGGCACACCGGATTCAGGCGACGGTCACGGGTGTGGCGGAGCGTCACCCGGGCGACGCAGACTTGCTCGAGGCCACCATGCATGTGGACCACGCGGCGACTCAGCAGGCGCGACACGCCCAGAGTCTCAAGGTTTTGTGCGGGGAGTGGCCCGGCCAGCAGTGGCAGAAGCCGCTGGCGCTGGTCGATGTGGTGCGGGCCGCCTCGGGCCGGATCGTCTCGTTCAAGCGTGTCGAGGTGACTGGTGACCCGGATGTCGGCATCACCGCATCGGTGGTCGAACCACTGATCCATCTCATCGCGGAGCTGCTCGCCAACGCGACCGAGTACTCACCGCCGAGGACCGGCGTGCCCGTCACGGTGCGGACCGTGCAGCGTGGTGCGGTCATCGAGGTGGATGATGGCGGCCTCGGCCTGGACGAGCACCGGCTGGCCGAAGCACGTGACATCGTCTCCGGCCGCCGCCTTCTCGGCGTCGGTGATGTCGGCGAGATCCCGCAGACCGGCTTCGCGGTCGTCGGCCGCTTCGCCCACCGGCACGGTCTCAGCGTCGATCTGGGTCCGTCGCCGTACGGAGGTGTCCGCGCGGTGATCCTCGTGCCGCTGGAGCTCCTGAAGACCCTCGCGCCCGCCGGAGCGCCCGGCGGGCGGGTGCATGCCTCGCCGCCGCCGGCTCCGCCGTCACCATCACCGGCCGTGCCCTCCGCCGACGTCACCCCGGCCGCCCCCGACCGCACCGTTCCTGCACAGGCCCCGGCTCCGGCGGCTGAACCCGCCCCGTCGCCCGAGCCGCCCCGGGAAGCGGACCGGTCCGGTTCGCTCCCGCCTGCCACCGATGGTCCGGCCGCACGTCAACGCCGGTTGCCCCAGCGCAGGTCTCGACGTGACGGATACGTCCCCGCGGTGGAGGAGGCGCCGACCGCTGTCACTCCGCCGGGTTCACCGGAGAACGCCGGCGACTGGATGGAGCAGTTCTTCGAAGGCGGCCGGACCACGCCCCCCGCCTCCGGCTCCGCTCCCGGTCACGACCCGCACGACCCCCCGCACGACTCCTCCGCCACCCCCGATTCCTCGGAAGGACAGATGTGA
- a CDS encoding roadblock/LC7 domain-containing protein, giving the protein MNYVENPEQRGWMISEVAAVPGVRLAIVFSSDGLLLANSEGMDRDSADRLSASCAGLQSLGRGLGREYGEDGGAVHQQMVEFNGGFLFMRSADGAHLAVVTGPVIDPKLVARQMQAQVMKIGASNLSSPPRQGSA; this is encoded by the coding sequence ATGAATTACGTGGAGAACCCGGAGCAGCGTGGCTGGATGATCTCCGAAGTCGCCGCAGTGCCCGGCGTACGGCTGGCGATCGTCTTCAGTTCCGACGGTCTGCTGTTGGCCAACTCGGAGGGCATGGACCGCGACTCCGCCGACCGGTTGTCGGCGAGCTGCGCGGGTCTTCAGTCCCTCGGCCGCGGTCTCGGACGGGAGTACGGCGAGGACGGCGGCGCCGTGCACCAGCAGATGGTGGAGTTCAATGGCGGATTCCTGTTTATGCGCAGTGCCGACGGAGCACATCTGGCCGTCGTGACGGGCCCCGTGATCGACCCGAAGCTCGTCGCCCGGCAGATGCAGGCGCAGGTGATGAAGATCGGGGCGAGCAATCTCAGCAGCCCGCCGCGCCAGGGCTCCGCGTGA
- a CDS encoding GNAT family N-acetyltransferase — protein MKKLDGDMHDLVVRAATPADLDSVLAFWKVAAEGTSVSDNRDGVERLVARDPQALILAESDGVLAGTVIAGFDGWRCHLYRLAVHPDRRRRGVGSTLLAAAEERFVRLGGRRGDAMVLDRNELAQHAWRAAGYGPELQWSRWVKPLTG, from the coding sequence ATGAAAAAACTCGATGGCGACATGCACGACCTCGTCGTACGGGCCGCGACACCGGCCGACCTCGACTCCGTCCTCGCCTTCTGGAAGGTGGCGGCCGAGGGAACCAGCGTCAGTGACAACCGGGACGGGGTCGAGCGGCTGGTCGCCCGTGACCCGCAGGCGCTGATCCTCGCCGAGTCCGACGGCGTACTCGCCGGAACGGTGATCGCCGGGTTCGACGGCTGGCGGTGTCACCTGTACCGGCTCGCCGTCCATCCCGACCGACGGCGCCGAGGTGTCGGCAGCACGCTGCTCGCCGCCGCGGAGGAACGCTTCGTGCGGCTGGGCGGGCGACGTGGCGACGCGATGGTGCTCGACCGCAATGAACTGGCGCAGCACGCCTGGCGCGCCGCGGGCTACGGGCCCGAGCTGCAGTGGAGCCGTTGGGTGAAACCCCTCACGGGCTGA
- the bioD gene encoding dethiobiotin synthase, with protein MTVLVVTGTGTEIGKTVVTAAVAAACRDRRVAVLKPAQTGLAPGEPGDAAEVVRLAGGQVTAVELARFPEPLAPATAARRAGLPPVRPYEIAEAVQKLAAEHDLVLVEGAGGLLVRFDDEGATLADAARLLTAPVLVVTQAGLGTLNVTALTSEALRARGLECLGVVVGSMPAEPDLAARCNLSDLPVVAGAPLLGAVPAGAGALEPAVFRARAGSWLAAELGGNRSPDERLSRA; from the coding sequence ATGACGGTTCTGGTAGTGACGGGTACGGGCACGGAGATCGGCAAGACGGTGGTGACCGCGGCCGTGGCGGCGGCCTGCCGGGATCGCCGCGTCGCGGTGCTCAAGCCCGCGCAGACAGGGTTGGCCCCCGGCGAGCCCGGGGATGCCGCCGAAGTCGTACGGCTGGCGGGCGGCCAGGTGACCGCGGTCGAACTGGCCCGGTTCCCCGAGCCGTTGGCCCCGGCCACGGCCGCTCGCAGGGCCGGTCTCCCACCGGTACGGCCGTACGAGATCGCCGAGGCGGTCCAGAAGCTGGCGGCCGAACACGATCTGGTGCTGGTCGAGGGTGCGGGCGGGCTGCTCGTGCGGTTCGACGACGAGGGCGCGACCCTCGCCGACGCGGCCCGGCTGCTGACCGCACCGGTTCTGGTCGTGACGCAGGCGGGACTGGGCACGCTCAATGTCACGGCGCTGACCTCGGAGGCCCTGCGGGCCCGGGGACTGGAGTGCCTCGGCGTGGTGGTGGGCAGCATGCCCGCCGAGCCGGACCTCGCGGCGCGCTGCAATCTGTCGGATCTTCCGGTGGTGGCGGGTGCCCCGCTGCTGGGTGCGGTGCCGGCCGGTGCGGGGGCGCTGGAGCCGGCCGTTTTCCGTGCACGGGCCGGGAGTTGGCTGGCCGCGGAGCTGGGCGGGAACCGGTCGCCGGATGAGCGGCTGAGCCGTGCGTGA
- a CDS encoding DUF742 domain-containing protein, whose translation MSGPGEGFSDGALRPYVITKGRSRPTRNTIGVETLLVAVAPPRALPVSATREEITLVRMCAQLLSLVEAAAHLGLPVSLVKVLASDLVDSGHLSARSGVPRAAPPDKQLLQEVLDGLRRFR comes from the coding sequence GTGAGCGGGCCGGGAGAGGGGTTCTCGGACGGTGCGTTACGCCCGTACGTGATCACGAAGGGGCGCTCCCGGCCAACCCGTAACACGATCGGCGTCGAGACGCTCCTCGTGGCGGTGGCTCCCCCACGGGCCCTCCCTGTCTCCGCGACCAGGGAAGAGATCACCCTCGTGCGCATGTGCGCGCAGTTGCTGTCCCTCGTGGAGGCCGCCGCTCATCTCGGACTGCCGGTCAGTCTGGTGAAGGTGCTGGCATCCGACCTCGTCGACAGCGGGCATCTGTCCGCACGCTCCGGTGTTCCACGGGCCGCCCCGCCCGATAAGCAACTGCTACAGGAGGTACTGGATGGTCTCCGTCGGTTCCGCTGA
- a CDS encoding SGNH/GDSL hydrolase family protein, whose protein sequence is MEMNASCTSLVAVGDSFTEGMSDLLPDGSYRGWADVLAGRLAVRTPGFRYANLAVRGKLIGQIVDEQVDAAAALRADVVTLVGGLNDTLRPKCDMGMVRGRLEEAVERLAPSCKKLVLMRSPGRNGPVMERFRPRMEELFSLVDELALRHGALVVDLYGAPALGDPRLWDVDRLHLTADGHHRVAEAVWQTLGLPPESDWRTPLPTSVPPGWAIRRVEDLRFARRHLMPWIGRRLTGRSSGDGRTGAQYNAELGAAFWVTPEDVHNPGPVVTWRQVDAPPLS, encoded by the coding sequence ATGGAAATGAATGCCTCCTGCACCAGTCTTGTCGCGGTCGGCGACTCGTTCACCGAGGGCATGTCGGACCTGCTGCCCGACGGCTCGTACCGGGGCTGGGCCGATGTTCTCGCCGGACGGCTCGCGGTCCGTACGCCAGGATTCCGCTACGCGAATCTCGCCGTACGAGGCAAGCTGATCGGCCAGATCGTCGACGAGCAGGTCGATGCGGCGGCTGCCCTGCGGGCGGATGTCGTCACGCTCGTCGGCGGACTCAACGACACGTTGCGGCCCAAGTGCGACATGGGCATGGTCCGCGGACGGCTCGAAGAGGCCGTGGAACGTCTCGCGCCCTCGTGCAAAAAGCTTGTGCTCATGCGCAGCCCCGGTCGCAACGGCCCGGTGATGGAACGCTTCCGGCCGCGGATGGAGGAGCTGTTCTCCCTGGTCGACGAGTTGGCCCTCCGCCACGGTGCGTTGGTCGTCGATCTGTACGGGGCACCGGCCCTGGGCGATCCCCGGCTGTGGGACGTCGACCGGCTCCATCTGACGGCCGACGGACACCACAGGGTCGCGGAGGCGGTCTGGCAGACGCTGGGGCTGCCGCCCGAGAGCGACTGGCGCACGCCGCTCCCCACCTCCGTGCCCCCCGGATGGGCGATACGACGCGTCGAAGACCTCCGTTTCGCCCGCCGGCACCTGATGCCGTGGATCGGCCGTCGGCTGACCGGCCGCTCGTCCGGGGACGGACGGACAGGCGCGCAGTACAACGCGGAGCTGGGGGCGGCATTCTGGGTCACCCCCGAGGATGTCCACAACCCCGGCCCCGTGGTGACCTGGCGCCAGGTGGACGCGCCTCCACTCTCGTAG